The DNA window CTGGCGTTCCACTTCCTGCATGCCCGACCAGACGGCCAGCGTGGACAACAGCAACAGCAGCAGCAAGGCTGCGATGGACAGCCGCGAGCGCACGATCAGGCGCAGTTCGAAGGTGAGCCGGCTCATCGCACCGCCCTCCCCAGCCGGCCGGCCAGCAGCCAGGCCAGCGCGCCCAATGCCGTCAGCCACAGCGCCAGCGTGGCGCCGGCCGGCGCGGCGCGGCGCAGCGTGTCGGCCAGCGGCGCCGGTTCGTAGCGGAACGCCGGGAACCCCTGCCAGTGCTCGCGCGACACGCGGTTTTCCTTGCTCCGGTCGATGTCGTCGGCATAAGCGAGCTTCTCCGCCTGGAGACGGTTCAGTCCCTGGATCAGCGCATAGCGATAGCGCTCGCCCTGCTCCAGGAAGCTGCGGTAGCTGGCCAGGTCTGTGCCGGCCGCCGTCATCGACAGGCGCCGCAATGCCAGCGCCGGGCTGGCCCAGCCGAAGGCGTCGATGATCTCGGCCTGGCGCTCCTGCCGGTCGAACGCGGCGGCCGCGTAGCGGTTGAACAGGTCGCTGGACTTGCGCTCGCCCTCCATGCCCACGACGCCCTTGAAGTTCACGGGCAGGTCTTCCACCCGAGCCACGCCATATTGCTTGAGCAGCCTGTCGCGGAACGCGGCGAATTTCGGATCGTTCGGATCGTGCGAATCGCCCAGTGCCAGGTACTCGCGCTGCACGTGGATCGCGTCCTCGAAACGGGTCGGCAACGCCACCGCGGTATTGGCCATGTCCGGCACCCAGCGCGGCAGCAGGATGACGATCACGGCCCACGCGGCCAGCAGCACCAGCAGTGCATCGCGGCCGCGCGCCACGCACATCGACACGAGCACCACGCCCAGCACCCACAGCAGCAGCCAGGCGGCATAGCCGGCGGCCAGCACGGTGGCCAGTGGCCAAGGCGCATGGCCGGCGGCGGCGAACCAGGCCAGCGCGGCCAGTGCCGGCAGCAGCGCCAGGCCGGCGAAGCCGGCCAGCGCCAGCAGCTTGCCCAGCACCACCTCGCGGCTGCGCACCCCCTGCGCCAGCAGCACGCGCAAGGTACCCGATTCGCGCTCGCGCGCCACGGCGGCGTGGCCGAAGAACACCAGCAGCAGCGGTGCCAGCACCTGCAGCACGAAGGCAGGCGTCAGCTGGCCGAAGCGCAACAGCAGCGAGGTTTGCCGCACGTCGCCGAAGTTGGCGCTGTTCTGCCGGTGCCCCTCCAGGAACAGCGTGTTGCCGGTGAAGCCGTCGATGCCGGGATCGAACGCGGCCAGCGGATTCAGGGGGCGGAACAGGAAATGCCCGTAATGGACCATGCGGTGCGGATGGCGATCCGGCTGCGCTTCGAATTCATGGTTGGCCTGCACCTGGTAGCGGGTCCGCTCGGCGTCGGCATTGCGCTGGTGCTCGTGGGCGGTCATCGCCGCCACCAGCATCAGCACCGTCAGCAGCAGCAGGCCTGCCACGGCCGCGCGGTCGCGGAACAGCGCCCGCCATTCCTCGCGCGCGATGCGGGTGATGCACGAGAATGCACTTCGGGCGGCGCTCATGCCGCCAGGGCGCCGTAGCGGCGGTGCAGCGAACGCACATCGAAGCGGTCGGCGCCGGTGGCCGCGACTTCCTCGAGCAGGCGGCCGGCATCGAGGAAGCCGATGCGGTCGGCCACGTCGGCGGCGCTGAGCAGGTCGTGCGTCACCATCAATACCGCCACGCCCTGGGCGCGCAGCACGCCGAGCAGGCGGTTGAATTCCGTGGTGGCCTGCGGATCGAGGCCGGACGTGGGCTCGTCGAGCAGCAGCGCCGGTACCTTGCGGGCCAGCGCCAGCGCGATCGCCACCTTTTGCCGCATGCCCTTGGAAAAGCCCGACACGCGCCGGTCGAACGCGGCGGCGGCGAGGCCGGCGGCCGCCAGCGCATTATCGATGGCCGCGATGGCCGCGTCGGCAGCGCCATCGCCGCGCTGCCCCGCCAGGTCGAGCAGGTACGCCACGTTTTCACGCGCGGTGAGGTGTTCGTACAGCGCCACGTTCTCGGGAATGTAGGCGAGGTGGCGCCGCGCCTCGTCCGGCTGTGTCGCGGGATCGATGCCGTTCACGCGCACCGTTCCCGCGGCCGGCGTGACGAAGCCGAGGAAGAGGCTCAGCGTGGTGGTCTTGCCCGCGCCGTTCGCGCCCAGCAGCGCGTAGATCTCGCCCGGGCGTATGTGCAGGTCGAGCTGGCGCAGGATGGTCTTGCCGCCATAGCCGGCGACGACCGCCGTGGCTTCGAGTACGTGGTCCGGCAGGGCCGTGCCGTGCGTGATGTTCAAGCGATTCTCCTTCGATTGGAAAGGCATGGCCAGGGCGACACTGCCGCCCGGCACCGACACAAATGATAATGCATTATCATTCGCATTTGCAATGCGCCAGAAGACGGAGTGGATTTGCATCGGCGCAACAAGTTCCGGCCGGGAAAAGCGAAGCCCACGGTCCAGGACAACGAATTGTTTCTCTCCGGCACTTACTAAGGTATAGTCACTCTGCAATGGACAACCCGTTCCCGGATGCCGGCGAACCGCCATCCGATTCCAACACTGCTCCAACGCCACCCAGACGATGACCGCCCCCACCTCCGATCTGATGTACCGCCTGCTGGTCGAACGCACTGTCGATTACGCGATCTACATGCTCACGCCGGAAGGCATCGTATCGAACTGGAATGCCGGCGCTGAACGTGCCAAGGGATACAAGGCCGAGGAAATCGTCGGCCGGAGTTTTGCCGTGTTCTACAGCGAGGAAGACCGCGCGGCGGGCCTGCCGCAAAAGGCCCTGGCCACGGCGCGCGCCGAATCGCGCTTCGAGGCGGAAGGATGGCGCCTGCGCAAGGATGGCACGCGGTTCTGGACCAGCGTGGTGATCGATGCGATCCATGACGACGCCGGCCAGCTCGTGGGCTTCGCCAAGATCACGCGCGACATCACCGCGCAGCACGAGCAGCAGCTGAAGCTGGTGGAAGCCAAGGAACTGGCCGAGCAGTACAGCGGGCAGATGGCCGGGCTGTCGAACTTCCTCGATTCCGTGATCTCCAACATTCCCGGCAGCGTGCTGGCGCTGGACGTTCGACCGGGTGCGCAGCTGGGTGAGATCCTGCTGGCCAACGGCCAGGCGCGCCGCCTGTTCGCGTTTGACGGCGCCGACATCAAGGGCAGGCGCGTGCGCGACAGCCTCGATGGCGACGTGGCGCAATACATCGAACGCCTGGCGGCGGCCTCCCCCGGCGGCGATGCGTCGGACGACAGCATGGTGCAAACGCCGCTCGGCCCGCGCACGCTGCGCAGCCGCACGGTGGTGGGCAGCCGCCCCGACGGCGCCGGCGACTACCTGCTCGTCATTACCGAGGACGTTACCGACGAACTGGCCGCCTACGCGCAGATTAATCACATGGCGCAGCATGACGGCCTGACCAACCTGCCGAACCGCACGTTCTTCAACGAACGCCTGGCCGCCGCGATCGTCGACAGCCTGGAGGACCGCAGCCACGCGGCGATCCTGTGCCTGGACCTGGACAACTTCAAGAACATCAACGATGCCTTCGGCCACGGCTTTGGCGACAAGATCCTGCTGATGCTGGCCGGCCGGCTGAAGAAATGCCTGCGCGAGCATGACACGCTGGCCCGCCTGGGCGGCGATGAATTCGCCGTGGTGCTGCCGCGGGTAAAACGCCTCGACGAAGCCAAGCACGCGGCGCAGCGCCTCATCGAAGCGGTGGTACCGGGATTTGCGATCGATGGCCACAGCTTCACGGTGGGCCTGTCGGTGGGCATTGCCATCTCGTCGCACGAGGGCAGTACCGCCGAGCAGTTGCTGCGCTTCGGCGACATGGCGCTGTACGAAGCCAAGCGCAATGGCCGCAACCGCTATGAACTGTTCCGCCCCGAGCTCGAGGCGGTTTCGCGCCTGCGCCGGCAGATGGAAATCGACCTGCGCCGCGCGCTGCACCGCGGCGAGCTGCAGATGCACTACCAGCCGATCATCGAAAAAGCCGGATGCCGCATTTCCGGCTACGAGGCGCTGATCCGGTGGCAGCACCCGACCAGGGGCCCTGTGCCGCCGATGGAGTTCATCCCCCTTGCCGAGGAAACGGGCCTGATCCACGAACTGGGCACGCGGGCGCTGAACCTGGCCTGCCAGGAAGCGGCCACGTGGACGAACGGCGAAACGGTCGCGGTGAACCTGTCGCCGGTGCAGTTCAAGAACAGCGAACTGGTCAAGACGGTGGCCCTGGCGCTCGAGGATGCGGGCCTGCCGGCGCACCGGCTAGAACTGGAAATCACCGAGTCGGTACTGCTCGCCAATACCGAAGGCAATATCCGCACGCTGCAGGCGCTGAAGGACCTGGGCGTGCGCATCTCGCTCGACGACTTCGGCACCGGCTACTCGTCGCTGAGCTACCTGCGCTCCTTCCCGTTCGACAAGATCAAGATCGACCGGTCGTTCGTGCGCGACATGGGCGAAAGCCGCGAGGCGATGGCGATCATCCGCGCGATCACCGGCCTGTCGAGCAGCCTGCTGATCGAGATCACGGCCGAAGGGGTCGAGACCGAGGAACAGTTCCGCCAGCTGCAGCAGGAAGGCTGTTCGCACTTCCAGGGTTACCTGTTCGGCCGGCCCGTGGCCGCCGAGCACCGGATGCAGGAGATCGGCGTGCACGAGATCGGGCTGCAAGAGCGTGGCCCGCAAGAGCGTGGCCTGCAAGAGCGCGGCCCCTTGCGCGCCGCCTGAGGGCCGGCATGCGCCATGCGCGCGCACGTGCACCGCGCCGGTGCACGGATTGCCCTGCGCGGCCGATCACGTCTTCAGTACGTTTTATAGGGCAGGAACTTGCCGGACATCGTGATGCTCACGCGGTCGCCCGCCGGATCCGGCTCGCGCTGCATGTCCATGCGGAAGTCGATCGCGGACATGATGCCGTCGCCGAATTCCTCATGGATCAGCGCCTTGAACGTGGTGCCGTATACGCTGACCAGTTCGTAGAAGCGGTAGACCAGCGGATCGGTGGGCACGGCCGTCGGCAGCGAACCGCGGTACGGCGGCTGCTGCAGCAGCAGCACCGCCTCCTCGGGCAGCCCGAACGCTTCGCCCACGATCGCCGCCTGGCGCGCATCGAACGTCATCTGGCCCAGGCACCCGGCCGTGACCCATTCCTTCGACAACCCGACCTGTTCGGCCACGTCGCACCACTTGATGCCCTTGCGGATCTTGGCGGTCATGATCATTTCGGTGACGTCGGTGCGTTGCATGGTGGTCCTTTCAGTGGTGGGTGAACGATTGCGTTCCCTTACCCAGCACGAAGCGTGCCACCGGACCAGGTGGCTGAGGCAAGTTGCTCATCCAGGCTCTCCTCCATGGCGGGCTTTCGCCGCGAGAATGCCACACAGCACCGCAGGAACCAGCACTATCGCGTACTCCCGCAGCGATTGATGCGGCTTGAAGGCCAACAGGCAGACCAGCGGGCTGACGCTGGCCAGTCCTGTCACGCATCCCTGCTCCCGTACCTGCAGGACAGGCAGGCGCGCCACGCAAGGCCACAGCACGACATACAGCAGACCAGTGATCAGGGCGGGAATCGCACCGGTGAAGCAACTGAGAAACATCAGGATAAAGAACAGCTTATCGTCGCCCTTGTGGGGTAGCACGCTTCCGTAAAAGATGAAAAACGCGATGAGCGGGCCAATCAGCATGAACACCAGTGGCGGCACGAGGTAGGGGCGAATTCTCATGAAATTCCTGCGCAGACGTTTCTGATCCCGGCCATATCCGGTGACGGCTGCCGCCCAGGCCGGCATTCAGACACGCAGGCTCTCATGGATGCCATAGCTCATGATCGCAAGGAATGCCACCAGCCCGAGGTACATCACGCCATAGTTGATGCGCTTGTCCAGCGGCGTGTCATAGTAACCGGCGGCCGCGCCGGGCGAGCCCTGCCATGCCTGCTTCAATTGCGGCAGTGCCAGCAGTCCCACCAAGATCAGCATCGGGCTCGGACGCACGAAGAACAGTGCGGCCAGCAATGGCACGCCCACCAGCCACACCTTCGGCGAGATGACGGCCGTGATGCGGCCGCCGTCGAGCGGTGCCAGCGGAATCAGGTTGAACAGATTCAGCATGCAGCCCGAATAGGCCAGTGCCATCAGCAGCTGGCTGCCCGTGTCGCGCGCGGCGAAGTAGCACGCCATCGCGGCCATCGTGCCCGCCACGGGGCCGGCAAAGCCGATGTACGCCTCCGTCTCGGCATCGCGCGGCTGGTCCTTCAATGCCACCCAGGCGCCGACGAAGGGTATGAATGCGGGGAGGCCCGCCTCCATGCCGCGCTGGCGGGCGGCCACGTAATGCCCCATCTCGTGGACGAACACCAGCAGCACGAAACCGGCGGCGTAGCGCCAGCCGAAGACCCAGCTGTAAACGACCAGCGACAGCAGCATCGTGCCGCCGCTCGTGAGCAGCTTGCCCATCTTCCCGGCCGCGAACAGCCAGACGAGTAACTTGCCCATCGCTTACCCTGGCTTGGAAAGATTGACCTTCCTGCGGCGGCCCAGCATCGTCCAGAGCCAGCTCGCCGCGATAGCCCCGCCCACGAAGACCACCTTCTTGAAGGCCAGCACCAGCGCCAGCAGCTTGCCGAACAGGCCCAGCTTGGCGGCCGCGCCGCCTGCGATCAGGGCCGCGATGCCGTACTCCGCCACCTTGTCCGTTTTTTCATCGAAGTCCGCATAGCGGTGGCCCGGCGCGAAATCCGTGAATGCCGTCACGTTCTTCATTTCGTCGCGGATCTGCCCGATCTGATCCATGCCGGCAACCGCGTTCAGCACCAGCACGCCTTCGCGGCCCAGCACGCGGATGTTGTAGTTCAAGCCGTTGTACTGGTCGCCTTCGGTATGCAGTTCCTTGGCCCAGTACAGCTTGTGGCTGGCCTTGTCGTAGTGGGGTTTCTCGGCCCAGCCGATCAGCGTCATCGATGCATAGCCTTGCTTCTTGCGCTCCTCGTTCGCCCCCGTCATCGCTTCCTGCATGGACTGGAGCAGCTCGTCGTACTTGATGCCGTCCGCGTCGCCATCGTCCACATGGCCATCATTTTCATACGTGATTACCACGCCCCAACCGTGGGCGGCCAGCGGATTCACCGCAGTGGGTACGATCATGCCCAGCGTTTTGATCCCGGGCGGATTGCCCCAGCCTTCGGACAACAGGCGGCCGGCATCGGCGGGATCAAGATAGCGGAACCCTGCCGGCAGATCCAGTGTGGCGATGCCATCGGCCAGCGTAATGCGGCCGTGCTGGAATTTGAGCGAGGCAAGCAATTGCTCGGGGGAGGTTTCGCCCGCGCGAGCGAAACCGAGAAGCAGGCACAAAAGCGCTGCAAGAATGGTGCGGATGAACATGGCGTTTCCCTGAATGGTTTTGGTATGCGTCAAGCCTGCGACGCGTTCTTTGACGTGCTCGACAATAAAAGGCTGGACGCCGCCATTGTAGAAGGCCGGCTTGCCGCCAATTCTCTCCAAAAGTAACCTTATAGAAATATTAGTTGCCATTTAGACGTTACGAGAGACGACAACCCGGCGGCAGCCCCCTTTGCGGCCCAGATGACGTTGATTATTAATGAGAATCATTCGTGTTATCATTATTAATTAGTCATGCAACCACAATCATCATGAGCACACCATCTTCAGGTTCCACCCTTGTCCGCCATGCCACCACCGCCGCCATCCTCGGCATCCTTCCCTTCTGGCACGCGCAGGCGCAGACCGTGCCACAAACGGCACCGGCCACGATGGCTGAAATCGAAGTGACGGGCACGAAGGACGCCACCACGGAAAACAGCGGTTCCTATACGACGACCGGCCCCATCGCCAGCGGCACGCGCCTGGACCTGAGCCCGCGCGAAACGCCGCAGTCGCTGTCGATCGTCACGCGCGAGCGCATGGAACAACAGGGCCTGCAGACGCTGGCCGAGACGATGCAGCAGGTGACCGGCCTCTATGTGAACTACAACGACACCGAGCGCGTCACGTACAACGCGCGCGGCTACGCGGTGACCAACTTCCAGGTCGACGGCATGCTGAACCTGTTCGGCAGCTCGCTGAAGGCGAATGGCGACAACGTGGTGTACGACCGCATCGAGGTGGTACGCGGCGCAACGGGCCTGACGACAGGCGCCGGCGATCCATCGGCGACCATCAACCAGGTGCGCAAGCGTCCGACGCGCGAGTTCCAGGCCAATGCCGCGCTGCGTATCGGCAGCTACGACCTGCGCCGCGCCGAACTCGATGTTTCCGGTCCCCTGGCATTTGACGGCAAGCTGCGAGGCCGCTTCGTCACCGCGAAGCAGAAGGCCGAATCGTTCCGGCCCATGTACGAGCAGGACATGGGCGCGCTGTACGGCATCCTGGAGGCCGACCTGGGTGCGGCCACCACGGTGGCGGTAGGCTACGAGCGCCAGAAGTCCGATCCGCGCGGTTCCACATGGGGTACGGTGCCTTACTGGAACGCGGACGGCTCGCTGGCCAACCTGCCCTCCAACCTGAACCTGTCGACGCCGTGGGCCTCCTGGAACATGGACGAGAAAAAGACCTTTGCCACGCTGGAACACCGCTTTGCCGACGACTGGCGCCTGCGCGCCGCGTGGAGCAGGACCGACCGCGTGCAGGACGGCAGCCTCTACTTCGGCTATGGCGGCTACCCGCGCGCCGACGGCAGCGGCATCACCGTCGCCTCCAACCGCTTCCCCGTCGACGAAACGATGGATGTGCTGGAACTGAACGTAGACGGCAAGTTCGACCTGTTCGGCCGCCGCCACGATATCGTGTTCGGCTGGGGCAAGGCCGACCGCGAAATGGTTTCGCAACGCGTCACCATCGGCGCGGTGCCGGCCGGCTACGACAAGATCCCGAACTGGCAGACGTGGACCGGCGACGTGCCGCAATTCCCGACCACGGTCGGCGCGGTACCGAACAGCATCGGCAACGTCGACCAGAAGGCGCTGAGCGTGGCAACGCGCCTGAACCTCACGGACGCCCTGAAGGCCGTGGTGGGCCTGCGCCACGGCGACTACACGACCCGCACGCGCAACTTCAATGCCGACGGCAGTGCCAGCACCACGACCGGCTTCACGCTCGGTTCGGTGAACACGCCGTACGTGGGCCTGCTGTACGACCTGGATGAACAGTGGACCGCGTACACGGCCTACACCAGCATCTTCCAACCGCAGAACCTGCGCGACAGGAACAATGAATTCCTCGATCCGGTGGACGGCAACAGCATCGAGGCCGGCATCAAGGCCGAACTGTTCGACCGGCGCGTGAACTTCTCGGCGGCCGTGTTCAGGAGCGAGAAGGACAACGTGGGCGAGATCGACGACAGCGTGCCGCCGAATTCCCTGCCGGGCGCCGTGCAGGCCTACCGCTCCACGGGCAAGGGCAACAAGGTCGACGGCTTCGAGCTCGAAGCCTCCGGCCAGGTCCTGCCGGAATGGAACCTCTCGGCCGGCTACAGCCACACCCGATCGCGCGATGCGCGCGGCAACCCGATCAACACGGTGGTGCCGCGCAACCTGCTGAAGGTCTTCACCACGTATCGCTTCGGCCCCGACCGCCGCTACACGGTCGGCGGCGGCGTGAACTGGCAGAGCAACCTGTGGAACACCGCGCAGCAACCCACCGGCGCCTACAACGCCGATGGCGCGCCCATCACGGCGCCGTCGCGCATCTCCCAGGGTTCGATCTGGCTGGCCAGCCTGACGGCCAGCTACCGCATCAACGACCACTTCACCGCCAGCGTCAACGTGGCCAACCTGTTCGACAAGACCTACTACAACCGTGTGGGCTTCTATAACGGGCTGCATTATGCCGAGCCGCGCACGGCGTCGGCGACATTGCGGGCGGTGTTCTGATGTCGCTTGGCGATACCCGATCTTATCGTAAATGCTCGGATCACCCGGACGCCAGCAAGCCGTTGCCTGTTTGACCGAGTTTGCTTAACGGCGCTATTCCACGATATACGCGCCTGCTGAGACCTCGACGCTATCTGGCACTGAATTAAGCCGCTTTCTTCTGCTGAACACTAGCATATTCTTGATTCGATCTCGCAATTTATGCAATTTCAAACAAAGAAATTTTAGCTCTCGTGAGAATCCGATAGTTTTCCAGACATTATTTTGTATTAATATTTATCTGCCAACCGGCTTAACCATATAAGTGGAAGATATATGTCTCGCATACAGCCCCCTCAGATTAATGATAAACTTCTGACGCAGAGTGTTTTCAACCAAGAATCTTCTTGGAGTGACGAGGATGCTTGGGAGGTTGAGGACTACTTGGAGGACGATTCTTTTGATTCTTGGTTTTCCGCAGACTCATCAACTTGGCAGACGGAAAACTTTCTTGCTCCTTTTGGTGGCGCTCAAATTAACGATCATCCACCAGTCACACATGGCAGCATTGTTACCGAGTCGTTTACGATCACGCAGATGATTAATGGTTCAGAACTTCGTTGGTTATGGGACGTCGCTACCGACAATAATACTGGAAATGTTTCCATAGGAATGAGCGTCTATCACAACGGAACGTTTGCCGGCGGCGCTTCTGGATTTGTTAACGAAAATGGAGCGACCATGTATGGAGTAGATGCGAATGGAAACATTACTGCCACTTATACGATGGCACCGGGCTCGTTACCGAAGGCACCGGCGTATGATGGCAACCTTGATCTGCAGATTCTGGAAGGGACGAACAAAATTTATCTTGATGCGAGCGTCGAAAATTCCGATGAATTTATTTCCACTCAGATAGTCGGCTCCGCAAGCTTTGAACTCCAGCAATTTTATGGCTAATTAAAGAAAGCGCTGCAAAGCGCTTTTCACCATGAAAAAAACTTATTATTATACGTTGGCATTAGTGATGCAAACCTCTGCTTACGCATATTGCTCAGATATGTACTCTTTTCAGGCCCTGAAACTGGTACCAAATGATGTCGCCCCGTTGGAAGAAAAAGCTTGCCCGCATTTGGTAAAGTTCGCTCGAGAACGGTTGATAGTAGGGTTTCCGGAGACTTCTTTCATGAAACCTCTTGAAATTGAGGCCCCTGAAATCTCACCGGGTAATTACGTACCTTTGCGACCAGCGAAAACACATGAGATTGGTTCCGGCAGCCATAATATGGATGGCGTTCTTCTTCGTATCTATGCGAACTGCAGTGCGAACACACTTTTCATATCAAAATCGTCATCGTTCGATGGCCTGACCCATTGGTTTGGACCAATTATCTTCAACGAAAAATCAGGTACGTCCGGTTCTCCTTCGGCAGACAATGATGGCAATTAAGCAAACGAACTTTGTTAATACAATGCCCCCGGGTGTCCAGCAACGCAAAATGCGGTGCGTGTCAGAATCACCACGCCTTCCGGTCCATGGTCCACCTTAAGATGGACATACCGGTCGCCCGCATCCGAGAATCCGAATCAAGGACCCTGGGCAACGTGATTGATCCGGAAAGAATCTTCGCGAGCGTATGAGCTTTATCTCGAGATATCCGGCGATGCGGAAACCCCGTCTACCAGATATCGGCTTCCACTTTTCGATACGAGAGCAAAGCTTATGCCGACCGTATGCACGTCGCCCCGGAGCACTAGATTTCTATCTGCAGATATCTGGAATTTCACGCATGCAATCCTTTCGTTTAGCGATTATTCCAGCACCTGGTTCCGCGTCTCCGCATCCACGCACAGGATCGCGCCCGCCCCCATCAGCAGGAACACGGCCAGCATCCCCAGCGCCAGCGTGAAGTGCGTCGCCATCACGGGCGCCACGATGGCCGGGGCGAACAGCCCGCCGAAGCGGGCCACGGCGCCGGCCATGCCCATGCCGCTGGCACGCAGGTCGGTCGGATACACCTCCGGGGTGAACGCATACAGCGCGCCCCAGGTGCCCAGCAGCGCAAAGCTCATGAGCAGTGTCGAGCCGACGACGACCGGCGTCGAACTCCCGAGGCTGTAGCACATGCAGCCCAGGGCGCTGAGCACGAGAAAGCCCACCAGCGTTGGCTTCCTGCCCCACCGTTCCACGCCATAGGCCGACAGCGCGAAGCCCGGCAACTGCACGAGCGCCAGCACGATCAGGAACACCTGGCCGCGCATGAAGCCGAAGCCCTCGGCGCCCAGCTTCACGGGCAGGTAGACAAACACGCCGTAATACGCGATCGAGATCAGGCCCCACGCCGCGAACAGCGCCACGCTGCGGCGGCGCAGGTGCTGCGAGAACAGCGCGAACAGCGAATGCCGGCCGGCGCTGTCCGGCAGCAGCGGCGGGATGGGCACGTTGCGGCCATTGGCCAGGGCTACCCGCTCGAGCACCTTGCGCGCCGCATCCGGATTGCCGCTGCGGTTCAGGTACATCGGCGATTCGGGAACGTACAGGCGCAGCACCACGCCCACGAGCGCCGGGATGCCGGTGACGAAGAAGATCAAGCGCCACGCGTCGTCGCCCCAGCTTGCGGCGAACAGGGCCAGGATCGCCAGCAGGATCGTGCCGACCGCCCAGAACGATTCGAGCATCACGAGCCAGCGGCCGCGCCGGTCGCTGGGCAGGAATTCGGCCATCATCGTGTAGTCGACCGGCAGCGTGCCGCCCACGCCGATGCCGGTGAGGAAGCGCAGCGCCAGCAGCCACGTGAAATCCGGCGCGAACGCCGAGGCCACGCCGCAGCACGCGTCGACCAGCACCGCCGCCATCAGCACCGGCCGCCGGCCGATGCGGTCCGCCAGCCGGCCAAAGGCGAAGGCGCCGATCAGCATGCCGATGAAGAAGAACGTGCCGGTCTGCAGCGCCTGCGGCATCGCGATGCCGAATGTCTTCGCGATCGATGGCGCCGAGAAGCCGATCGACAGCACCTGCATCGCGTCGGCCATCCACACTAGCCCGAAGATCACGAACAGGCGATACTGGAACTTGCCGACGCCGGCGGCCACGATGCCCTGTTCGACGGTTGCGGATGCGGCGGACATGGTGCTCCTCATGGTCAAAAGCCCGATTGTAGGCCAGCAGTAAGCGACCGGGCGCGCGCACACCGGAGAGCGGCTTTCGGCATGCAATGGCACTTGCTGGCATACAATATGTTGACAAACGGTACGACCGTCTTTTTTTACTTTCCGTAAAGCAATATGCAACCCACCGCCCCGCCCCCGATGAACGACGACCTGAGCTGGCTGGCTGGCGGTGGCGAAATGGGCGCCCTGATCCGCGCGATGGACTGGTCGGCCACGCCGCTGGGGCCGCTTGAAAGCTGGCCACAGAGCCTGCGCACC is part of the Pseudoduganella lutea genome and encodes:
- a CDS encoding DUF2167 domain-containing protein; this encodes MATNISIRLLLERIGGKPAFYNGGVQPFIVEHVKERVAGLTHTKTIQGNAMFIRTILAALLCLLLGFARAGETSPEQLLASLKFQHGRITLADGIATLDLPAGFRYLDPADAGRLLSEGWGNPPGIKTLGMIVPTAVNPLAAHGWGVVITYENDGHVDDGDADGIKYDELLQSMQEAMTGANEERKKQGYASMTLIGWAEKPHYDKASHKLYWAKELHTEGDQYNGLNYNIRVLGREGVLVLNAVAGMDQIGQIRDEMKNVTAFTDFAPGHRYADFDEKTDKVAEYGIAALIAGGAAAKLGLFGKLLALVLAFKKVVFVGGAIAASWLWTMLGRRRKVNLSKPG
- a CDS encoding site-2 protease family protein, with protein sequence MGKLLVWLFAAGKMGKLLTSGGTMLLSLVVYSWVFGWRYAAGFVLLVFVHEMGHYVAARQRGMEAGLPAFIPFVGAWVALKDQPRDAETEAYIGFAGPVAGTMAAMACYFAARDTGSQLLMALAYSGCMLNLFNLIPLAPLDGGRITAVISPKVWLVGVPLLAALFFVRPSPMLILVGLLALPQLKQAWQGSPGAAAGYYDTPLDKRINYGVMYLGLVAFLAIMSYGIHESLRV
- a CDS encoding sensor domain-containing protein; translated protein: MTAPTSDLMYRLLVERTVDYAIYMLTPEGIVSNWNAGAERAKGYKAEEIVGRSFAVFYSEEDRAAGLPQKALATARAESRFEAEGWRLRKDGTRFWTSVVIDAIHDDAGQLVGFAKITRDITAQHEQQLKLVEAKELAEQYSGQMAGLSNFLDSVISNIPGSVLALDVRPGAQLGEILLANGQARRLFAFDGADIKGRRVRDSLDGDVAQYIERLAAASPGGDASDDSMVQTPLGPRTLRSRTVVGSRPDGAGDYLLVITEDVTDELAAYAQINHMAQHDGLTNLPNRTFFNERLAAAIVDSLEDRSHAAILCLDLDNFKNINDAFGHGFGDKILLMLAGRLKKCLREHDTLARLGGDEFAVVLPRVKRLDEAKHAAQRLIEAVVPGFAIDGHSFTVGLSVGIAISSHEGSTAEQLLRFGDMALYEAKRNGRNRYELFRPELEAVSRLRRQMEIDLRRALHRGELQMHYQPIIEKAGCRISGYEALIRWQHPTRGPVPPMEFIPLAEETGLIHELGTRALNLACQEAATWTNGETVAVNLSPVQFKNSELVKTVALALEDAGLPAHRLELEITESVLLANTEGNIRTLQALKDLGVRISLDDFGTGYSSLSYLRSFPFDKIKIDRSFVRDMGESREAMAIIRAITGLSSSLLIEITAEGVETEEQFRQLQQEGCSHFQGYLFGRPVAAEHRMQEIGVHEIGLQERGPQERGLQERGPLRAA
- the cynS gene encoding cyanase — its product is MQRTDVTEMIMTAKIRKGIKWCDVAEQVGLSKEWVTAGCLGQMTFDARQAAIVGEAFGLPEEAVLLLQQPPYRGSLPTAVPTDPLVYRFYELVSVYGTTFKALIHEEFGDGIMSAIDFRMDMQREPDPAGDRVSITMSGKFLPYKTY
- a CDS encoding ABC transporter permease, whose translation is MSAARSAFSCITRIAREEWRALFRDRAAVAGLLLLTVLMLVAAMTAHEHQRNADAERTRYQVQANHEFEAQPDRHPHRMVHYGHFLFRPLNPLAAFDPGIDGFTGNTLFLEGHRQNSANFGDVRQTSLLLRFGQLTPAFVLQVLAPLLLVFFGHAAVARERESGTLRVLLAQGVRSREVVLGKLLALAGFAGLALLPALAALAWFAAAGHAPWPLATVLAAGYAAWLLLWVLGVVLVSMCVARGRDALLVLLAAWAVIVILLPRWVPDMANTAVALPTRFEDAIHVQREYLALGDSHDPNDPKFAAFRDRLLKQYGVARVEDLPVNFKGVVGMEGERKSSDLFNRYAAAAFDRQERQAEIIDAFGWASPALALRRLSMTAAGTDLASYRSFLEQGERYRYALIQGLNRLQAEKLAYADDIDRSKENRVSREHWQGFPAFRYEPAPLADTLRRAAPAGATLALWLTALGALAWLLAGRLGRAVR
- a CDS encoding ABC transporter ATP-binding protein — its product is MNITHGTALPDHVLEATAVVAGYGGKTILRQLDLHIRPGEIYALLGANGAGKTTTLSLFLGFVTPAAGTVRVNGIDPATQPDEARRHLAYIPENVALYEHLTARENVAYLLDLAGQRGDGAADAAIAAIDNALAAAGLAAAAFDRRVSGFSKGMRQKVAIALALARKVPALLLDEPTSGLDPQATTEFNRLLGVLRAQGVAVLMVTHDLLSAADVADRIGFLDAGRLLEEVAATGADRFDVRSLHRRYGALAA